A section of the Nerophis ophidion isolate RoL-2023_Sa linkage group LG16, RoL_Noph_v1.0, whole genome shotgun sequence genome encodes:
- the ctsa gene encoding lysosomal protective protein: MLPLLSGYILFWLVSVEAAPADHEVVMLPGLHKQPSFKHYSGYLSVPDGKYLHYWFVESQNVPSSDPVVLWLNGGPGCSSLDGLLTEHGPFLIQDDGATLLENPYSWNKVANMLYLESPVGVGFSYSDDKRYVTNDTEVSMVNYLALKEFFRLFPELSKNELFLTGESYAGIYLPTLAERVMEDDSLNLKGMAVGNGMSSYEMNDNSLVYFAYYHGLLGRSLWSRLQAFCCSEQRCNFHNNQDVNCSNSLAEVQDIIYSSGLNMYNLYAPCPGGAPQRFSVERGQLVIRDLGHFFIHHEWTQLWKQKLRGLASLHRSLRLEPPCTNSTPATHFLNDPYVLSALHISPKAAAWTICSSEVHLNYGHLFMDVRKQYLKLLAALKYRVLVYNGDVDMACNFMGDEWFVESLNQQVEVSRRTWLYEDQGGRQVGGFVKEFDHIAFLTVKGSGHMVPTDKPLAAFAVFSRFIKRQPF, from the exons ATGCTGCCACTGTTGTCGGGCTACATCCTGTTCTGGCTGGTAAGCGTCGAGGCGGCGCCGGCGGACCACGAAGTGGTCATGCTGCCCGGCCTGCACAAACAGCCCAGCTTTAAACATTACTCGGGTTACCTGAGCGTGCCGGACGGGAAGTACCTGCACTATTG GTTTGTGGAGTCCCAGAATGTGCCCTCATCCGACCCGGTGGTGTTGTGGTTGAACGGCGGACCCGGGTGCAGCTCTCTGGATGGACTACTGACCGAACATGGACCCTTTCTG ATTCAGGATGATGGTGCTACGCTGCTGGAGAACCCGTACTCTTGGAACAAG GTGGCAAACATGTTGTACCTGGAGTCTCCAGTAGGGGTGGGCTTCTCGTACTCCGACGACAAGAGATACGTTACCAACGACACGGAG GTTTCCATGGTCAACTACTTGGCTCTGAAGGAGTTTTTTCGTCTCTTCCCCGAGTTGAGTAAGAACGAGCTTTTCCTGACCGGAGAAAGCTACGCAGGAATCTACCTTCCCACGCTGGCTGAGAGAGTGATGGAGGACGACAGCCTCAACCTGAAG GGCATGGCGGTTGGGAACGGGATGTCGAGCTACGAGATGAACGACAACTCTCTTGTCTACTTTGCTTACTACCACGGCTTGCTGGGACGTAGCTTGTGGAGCCGGCTGCAGGCGTTCTGCTGCAGCGAGCAGAGGTGCAACTTCCACAACAACCAAGACGTCAACTGCTCTAACAGT CTGGCAGAGGTTCAGGACATCATCTACAGTTCTGGACTCAACATGTACAACCTTTACGCCCCCTGCCCAGGTGGCGCCCCCCAGAGATTCAG TGTTGAGCGAGGCCAGCTGGTCATCAGAGATCTCGGACACTTCTTTATCCATCATGAGTGGACTCAGCTGTGGAAGCAG AAGCTCCGAGGTCTGGCGTCGCTTCATCGATCCTTGCGGCTGGAGCCTCCCTGCACTAACTCCACCCCCGCGACGCACTTCCTGAATGACCCATACGTGCTAAGTGCCTTGCACATCAGCCCCAAGGCAGCGGCCTGGACTATCTGCAG CTCTGAGGTGCATTTGAACTACGGTCATCTTTTCATGGACGTCAGGAAGCAGTACCTCAAACTACTGGCTGCTCTG AAGTACCGTGTCCTGGTGTATAATGGCGACGTGGACATGGCATGTAACTTCATGGGGGACGAGTGGTTCGTGGAGTCGTTGAACCAGCAG GTTGAGGTGAGTCGGCGTACGTGGCTTTACGAGGACCAAGGCGGACGACAGGTGGGAGGCTTTGTCAAAGAGTTTGACCACATAGCCTTCCTCACTGTGAAG GGTTCAGGTCACATGGTACCGACAGACAAACCGCTGGCGGCGTTCGCAGTCTTCTCCAGATTCATCAAGAGGCAACCGTTCTAA